A genome region from Haliotis asinina isolate JCU_RB_2024 chromosome 11, JCU_Hal_asi_v2, whole genome shotgun sequence includes the following:
- the LOC137256556 gene encoding solute carrier family 28 member 3-like isoform X2, which yields MAPTTTGSTILNMSTEKDVLKENCGAFALVQTGKSDVGKEDFEENGLLTHLEDLSVEEEEREEEREDEEEFREYYLKCGGRVAQTRTAILRKLNQHKTIIGRVVGSVILVVYLVYLGFCVDYSFGDEGSVRLVWGTCFVLFLVGYSNFSGKIFKKIREDCRCQTLRRPIVRKGIRWFLYLSILLFIITYLCLTILQTSPENFTSLAGLVFFIVIGYIFSKRPDLVNWHAVFWGITTQFLFALFILRSRFGYSVFNWLGERLEEYMRHTDKGSQFVFGDSFRDHQFVFVTMPLIIFMSSTVNMLYHYGVLQAIVKNFGKFLFFCMGTSAVESVNAAFNMFLGPSEAPMAIKPFLPLLTASEMHAIMVATFSSISGSVFGMLVNFGAPANHLLTASVMSAPAALAMAKLTMPETRRTRVKPEDAYNITMAKFQSVLEAISIGAVDGITLASTVVVNQIVFIAAIEFIDTAFQWFGHRVGVEGVTFSLLCSYMFYPLAYIMGFPKVDLFKIGELMGIKIFANSFVGFMEFGRLVINRKDLEQYQLVHNGTWHWQDGNVILDATNVTLVGGILEKRSEVLGTYALCGLNHIGAVGVAMGTLIALCPERRTTITKYVLRANITGQMACFMTACIAGLLYDESLQST from the exons ATGGCTCCAACAACGACAG GGTCCACTATACTGAACATGTCAACCGAGAAAGATGTGCTCAAAGAAAATTGCGGGGCCTTTGCTCTTGTACAAACTGGAAAGTCAGAT gTTGGCAAAGAAGACTTTGAAGAAAATGGACTTCTGACGCATTTAGAAGACCTGTCAGTCGAAGAGGAGGAACGAGAAGAAGAGCGAGAAGATGAGGAGGAGTTTCGAGagtattatttgaaatgtggAGGAAGAGTAGCTCAAACAAGAACAGCGATCCTCCGCAAACTGAATCAACACAAGACCATTATTGGCCGTGTTGTCGGGTCTGTCATACTAGTTGTCTACCTGGTGTATCTTGGCTTCTGCGTGGACTACTCGTTTGGGGATGAAGGCTCTGTCAGGCTTGTATGGGGCacgtgttttgttttatttcttgttggCTATAGCAACTTCAGCGGGAAAATCTTCAAGAAAATCAGGGAAGACTGCCGATGCCAAACCCTGAGAAGACCAATCGTTCGAAAGGGAATCAGATG GTTCCTTTACCTGTCCATACTCCTGTTTATTATCACCTACCTGTGTCTCACCATTTTACAAACAAGCCCCGAGAACTTCACGTCCCTCGCCGGACTGGTGTTCTTCATAGTCATCGGTTACATATTCTCTAAACGGCCAGACCTG GTTAACTGGCATGCAGTGTTCTGGGGGATTACAACACAGTTTCTGTTTGCGCTGTTCATCCTTCGGTCGAGGTTTGGATACAGCGTTTTCAACTGGTTGGGGGAGAGGCTTGAAGAATACatgagacacacagacaaaggtTCTCAGTTTGTGTTTGGGGACAGCTTCAGAGATCACCAATTTGTATTTGTG ACCATGCCACTGATTATTTTCATGAGCTCCACTGTCAACATGTTATACCACTATGGAGTACTCCAGGCTATTGTCAAGAACTTCGGGAAGTTCCTCTTCTTCTGTATGGGAACGAGCGCTGTTGAATCTGTCAACGCTGCCTTCAACATGTTTCTTGGGCCC TCCGAGGCTCCAATGGCTATTAAACCATTTCTGCCACTTTTGACTGCATCCGAGATGCATGCCATCATGGTTGCAACATTCTCCAGTATTTCCGGAAGCGTTTTTGGAATGCTTGTGAACTTTGGA GCTCCTGCCAACCATTTACTCACGGCGTCTGTGATGTCTGCTCCCGCCGCCCTCGCAATGGCGAAACTGACCATGCCGGAGACAAGACGGACACGGGTCAAACCAGAAGATGCTTACAACATTACAATGGC caaatttCAGAGCGTATTGGAAGCAATATCTATCGGTGCTGTTGATGGTATCACCCTGGCATCCACCGTCGTTGTCAACCAGATCGTCTTCATCGCCGCCATTGAATTTATAGACACCGCATTTCAGTGGTTTGGGCACCGAGTAGGAGTGGAAGGCGTCACGTTTTCG CTTCTCTGTTCCTACATGTTCTATCCACTGGCGTACATAATGGGCTTCCCCAAGGTCGACCTCTTCAAGATAGGTGAACTAATGGGGATCAAAATCTTCGCCAATTCTTTTGTTGGATTTATGGAGTTTGGAAGACTGGTCATCAACAGGAAGGATCTTGAGCAATATCAGCTGGTACACAATGGCACCTGGCATTGGCAAGATGGCAATGTAATATTAGATGCAACCAATGTAACCTTGGTCGGCGGAATTCTTGAA AAACGGTCTGAGGTGCTAGGTACATATGCCTTATGTGGACTCAATCACATTGGAGCTGTTGGTGTTGCCATGGGGACGCTGATCGCACTGTGCCCTGAACGGAGAACCACCATCACCAAATATGTACTGAGAGCTAACATCACTGGGCAGATGGCCTGCTTTATGACAGCATGCATCGCAG GTTTGCTGTACGACGAGTCGCTACAGTCGACGTGA
- the LOC137256556 gene encoding solute carrier family 28 member 3-like isoform X1: MQAVAVRITLHVAFTLCSLYISPSSTFAKTDLQALYDQLPKPCIIMGDLNGHNPLWGSVTTNTKGSTILNMSTEKDVLKENCGAFALVQTGKSDVGKEDFEENGLLTHLEDLSVEEEEREEEREDEEEFREYYLKCGGRVAQTRTAILRKLNQHKTIIGRVVGSVILVVYLVYLGFCVDYSFGDEGSVRLVWGTCFVLFLVGYSNFSGKIFKKIREDCRCQTLRRPIVRKGIRWFLYLSILLFIITYLCLTILQTSPENFTSLAGLVFFIVIGYIFSKRPDLVNWHAVFWGITTQFLFALFILRSRFGYSVFNWLGERLEEYMRHTDKGSQFVFGDSFRDHQFVFVTMPLIIFMSSTVNMLYHYGVLQAIVKNFGKFLFFCMGTSAVESVNAAFNMFLGPSEAPMAIKPFLPLLTASEMHAIMVATFSSISGSVFGMLVNFGAPANHLLTASVMSAPAALAMAKLTMPETRRTRVKPEDAYNITMAKFQSVLEAISIGAVDGITLASTVVVNQIVFIAAIEFIDTAFQWFGHRVGVEGVTFSLLCSYMFYPLAYIMGFPKVDLFKIGELMGIKIFANSFVGFMEFGRLVINRKDLEQYQLVHNGTWHWQDGNVILDATNVTLVGGILEKRSEVLGTYALCGLNHIGAVGVAMGTLIALCPERRTTITKYVLRANITGQMACFMTACIAGLLYDESLQST; this comes from the exons atgcaggctgttgcagtgagaattactttacatgtagcgtttacgctatgctctctctatatttcgccgtcttcaacgtttgcgaaaactgatcttcaagctctatatgaccaactcccgaagccctgtattataatgggagatttaaatggacacaacccactctggggtagtgtaactacaaacactaaag GGTCCACTATACTGAACATGTCAACCGAGAAAGATGTGCTCAAAGAAAATTGCGGGGCCTTTGCTCTTGTACAAACTGGAAAGTCAGAT gTTGGCAAAGAAGACTTTGAAGAAAATGGACTTCTGACGCATTTAGAAGACCTGTCAGTCGAAGAGGAGGAACGAGAAGAAGAGCGAGAAGATGAGGAGGAGTTTCGAGagtattatttgaaatgtggAGGAAGAGTAGCTCAAACAAGAACAGCGATCCTCCGCAAACTGAATCAACACAAGACCATTATTGGCCGTGTTGTCGGGTCTGTCATACTAGTTGTCTACCTGGTGTATCTTGGCTTCTGCGTGGACTACTCGTTTGGGGATGAAGGCTCTGTCAGGCTTGTATGGGGCacgtgttttgttttatttcttgttggCTATAGCAACTTCAGCGGGAAAATCTTCAAGAAAATCAGGGAAGACTGCCGATGCCAAACCCTGAGAAGACCAATCGTTCGAAAGGGAATCAGATG GTTCCTTTACCTGTCCATACTCCTGTTTATTATCACCTACCTGTGTCTCACCATTTTACAAACAAGCCCCGAGAACTTCACGTCCCTCGCCGGACTGGTGTTCTTCATAGTCATCGGTTACATATTCTCTAAACGGCCAGACCTG GTTAACTGGCATGCAGTGTTCTGGGGGATTACAACACAGTTTCTGTTTGCGCTGTTCATCCTTCGGTCGAGGTTTGGATACAGCGTTTTCAACTGGTTGGGGGAGAGGCTTGAAGAATACatgagacacacagacaaaggtTCTCAGTTTGTGTTTGGGGACAGCTTCAGAGATCACCAATTTGTATTTGTG ACCATGCCACTGATTATTTTCATGAGCTCCACTGTCAACATGTTATACCACTATGGAGTACTCCAGGCTATTGTCAAGAACTTCGGGAAGTTCCTCTTCTTCTGTATGGGAACGAGCGCTGTTGAATCTGTCAACGCTGCCTTCAACATGTTTCTTGGGCCC TCCGAGGCTCCAATGGCTATTAAACCATTTCTGCCACTTTTGACTGCATCCGAGATGCATGCCATCATGGTTGCAACATTCTCCAGTATTTCCGGAAGCGTTTTTGGAATGCTTGTGAACTTTGGA GCTCCTGCCAACCATTTACTCACGGCGTCTGTGATGTCTGCTCCCGCCGCCCTCGCAATGGCGAAACTGACCATGCCGGAGACAAGACGGACACGGGTCAAACCAGAAGATGCTTACAACATTACAATGGC caaatttCAGAGCGTATTGGAAGCAATATCTATCGGTGCTGTTGATGGTATCACCCTGGCATCCACCGTCGTTGTCAACCAGATCGTCTTCATCGCCGCCATTGAATTTATAGACACCGCATTTCAGTGGTTTGGGCACCGAGTAGGAGTGGAAGGCGTCACGTTTTCG CTTCTCTGTTCCTACATGTTCTATCCACTGGCGTACATAATGGGCTTCCCCAAGGTCGACCTCTTCAAGATAGGTGAACTAATGGGGATCAAAATCTTCGCCAATTCTTTTGTTGGATTTATGGAGTTTGGAAGACTGGTCATCAACAGGAAGGATCTTGAGCAATATCAGCTGGTACACAATGGCACCTGGCATTGGCAAGATGGCAATGTAATATTAGATGCAACCAATGTAACCTTGGTCGGCGGAATTCTTGAA AAACGGTCTGAGGTGCTAGGTACATATGCCTTATGTGGACTCAATCACATTGGAGCTGTTGGTGTTGCCATGGGGACGCTGATCGCACTGTGCCCTGAACGGAGAACCACCATCACCAAATATGTACTGAGAGCTAACATCACTGGGCAGATGGCCTGCTTTATGACAGCATGCATCGCAG GTTTGCTGTACGACGAGTCGCTACAGTCGACGTGA